A stretch of Arachis hypogaea cultivar Tifrunner chromosome 15, arahy.Tifrunner.gnm2.J5K5, whole genome shotgun sequence DNA encodes these proteins:
- the LOC112751918 gene encoding general transcription and DNA repair factor IIH helicase subunit XPD, translating to MKFQIEDVTVYFPYDNIYPEQYAYMLELKRALDAKGHCLLEMPTGTGKTIALLSLITSYVLSKPHAPLKLLYCTRTVHEMEKTLAELKLLHDYQIRHLGPAAKILALGLSSRKNLCVNQRVLTAENRDSVDAGCRKLTASWVRALAAENTSVPTCEFFEQYERAGSAAVLPPGVYTLQDLRIFGKEKGWCPYFLARHMVQFANVVVYSYQYLLDPKVAGIISKEMQKESVVVFDEAHNIDNVCIEALSVSVRRQTIEGARRNLHRMSQEIDKFKATDAGRLRAEYNRLVEGLALRGDLPATDAWLANPALPDDILKEAVPGNIRRAEHFMQVLRRLVQYLEGRLETENVEKEGPVGFVTSILNHAGIDQKTLKFCYDRLHSLMMTLEITDTDEFLHIQTICDFATLVGTYARGFSIIIEPFDERMPHIPDPVLQLCCHDASLAIRPVFERFQSVVITSGTLSPIDLYPRLLNFNPVVSRSFTMSLTRDCICPMVLTRGSDQLPVSTKFDMRSDLGVVRNYGRLLLEMASVVPDGIVCFFVSYSYMDGIVNTWNETGILKEIMQHKLVFIETQDVVETTLALDNYRKACDCGRGAIFFSVARGKVAEGIDFDRHYGRLVIMFGVPFQYTLSKILLARLEYLRDTFQIKEGDFLTFDALRQAAQCVGRVIRSKADYGMMIFADKRYSRHDKRSKLPSWILSHLHDAHLNLSTDMALHTAREFLRKMAQPYDKTGGSTGRKTLLSQEDLEKTADGSFVESLF from the exons ATGAAGTTCCAAATAGAGGACGTAACAGTGTACTTCCCCTACGACAACATCTACCCGGAGCAATACGCATACATGCTTGAGCTCAAGAGAGCGCTCGACGCAAAAGGACACTGCCTCCTCGAGATGCCCACCGGCACCGGCAAAACCATCGCACTCTTATCACTAATCACCAGCTACGTCCTCTCCAAGCCCCACGCGCCTCTCAAGCTTCTCTATTGCACGCGCACCGTTCACGAGATGGAGAAGACCCTTGCTGAACTCAAGCTTCTCCATGACTACCAGATTCGCCACCTTGGTCCCGCCGCCAAGATTCTTGCGCTTGGATTGTCCTCCAGGAAGAACCTCTGTGTCAATCAGAGGGTTCTTACGGCGGAGAATAGGGATTCCGTTGATGCTGGCTGCCGGAAACTGACCGCCAGCTGGGTTAGGGCGCTTGCCGCTGAGAACACCTCCGTGCCTACCTGCGAGTTCTTCGAGCAGTACGAGAGGGCTGGCTCTGCTGCGGTGCTTCCGCCTGGTGTTTATACATTGCAG GATCTGAGAATATTTGGGAAGGAAAAGGGGTGGTGTCCTTATTTTTTGGCACGACATATGGTGCAGTTTGCCAATGTAGTGGTGTATAGCTATCAGTATTTGCTTGATCCTAAGGTGGCTGGCATAATATCTAAGGAAATGCAGAAAGAGTCAGTTGTTGTATTTGACGAGGCTCATAATATTGATAATGTGTGTATTGAAGCACTTAGTGTGAGTGTGAGGAGGCAGACTATTGAAGGTGCTAGAAGAAATCTCCATAGAATGAGCCAGGAAATTGACAA GTTCAAGGCCACTGACGCCGGTAGACTCCGTGCTGAATACAACAGGCTTGTTGAGGGATTAGCACTAAGAGGAGACCTTCCAG CCACGGATGCTTGGCTTGCAAATCCGGCACTGCCTGATGATATACTAAAGGAAGCTGTACCTGGAAATATACGCCGTGCTGAACATTTTATGCAAGTTTTACGTAGATTAGTTCAATATCTTGAAGGACGCTTGGAAACTGAGAATGTGGAGAAGGAAGGCCCTGTAGGCTTTGTTACCTCCATTCTTAACCATGCTGGAATTGACCAGAAAACACTGAAATTCTGTTATGACCGGCTGCATTCATTGATGATGACATTGGAAATTACAGATACTGATGAGTTCCTACATATCCAAACTATATGTGATTTTGCCACACTTGTGGGCACATATGCTCGTGGTTTTTCCATCATAATTGAACCATTTGATGAAAGAATGCCGCATATTCCGGATCCTGTATTGCAG CTCTGTTGCCATGATGCTTCTCTTGCCATAAGGCCAGTGTTCGAGAGGTTTCAGTCAGTTGTGATTACATCAGGCACACTTAGCCCTATAGATCTGTATCCCCGGCTTCTGAATTTCAACCCTGTTGTTAGTCGAAGTTTTACAATGTCCTTAACAAGAGATTGTATATGCCCCATGGTTCTTACCCGTGGCAG TGATCAGCTTCCAGTCAGTACCAAATTTGATATGAGAAGTGATCTGGGTGTAGTAAGGAATTATGGAAGGCTCCTGTTGGAGATGGCTTCAGTTGTTCCAGATGGGATCGTTTGCTTCTTTGTCAGCTACTCATATATGGATGGGATAGTCAATACCTGGAATGAAACTGGAATCCTGAAG GAAATAATGCAGCATAAGCTTGTCTTCATAGAAACCCAAGATGTAGTCGAAACCACATTAGCTCTTGACAACTATCGCAAGGCCTGTGATTGTGGAAGAGGCGCTATATTTTTTTCCGTTGCTAG GGGAAAAGTTGCTGAAGGTATAGATTTTGATCGTCATTATGGGAGACTAGTAATCATGTTTGGTGTTCCTTTTCAGTATACATTAAGCAA GATTTTGCTTGCACGCCTGGAATACCTGCGTGATACTTTTCAAATTAAGGAAGGAGATTTTCTTACTTTTGATGCCTTG AGACAAGCTGCTCAGTGTGTGGGTCGGGTAATCCGTTCAAAGGCTGATTATGGAATGATGATTTTTGCAGACAAAAG ATATAGTCGTCATGACAAACGCTCCAAGTTACCTAGTTGGATACTCTCT
- the LOC112751919 gene encoding uncharacterized protein, translated as MEGNLPQGGTVQGGASFGGFDLPASMRLHHQSQHAPHAMTQHQNHPCHGSSGKSSNFPLTMCDQTMSMAEFGKGDRNKNSLSDEEEPSLTEDGGEGHHEAGRTKKGSPWQRIKWTDKMVKLMITAVSYIGEDSTSDGAGRRKFMVLQKKGKWKTISKAMAERGYHVSPQQCEDKFNDLNKRYKRLNEMLGRGTSCQVVENPALLDVIDYLSEKEKDDVRKILNSKQLFYEEMCSYHNNNRLHLPHDIALQRSLQLALRSRDDHDEDDQDMETDDHDEFEENHASHGDCRGIHGALVGPMKKLKQGQDQEDSSTFGNSLNCQEYNKSLHTHGQMVQSDVNQALPENLRAAWLQKQWVESRAIQLEEQKLQIQIEMLEVEKQRFKWQKFSKKKDRELEKLKLENERMKLENERLALELKRKELVSGLN; from the coding sequence ATGGAAGGGAATTTGCCACAGGGTGGTACTGTTCAAGGTGGAGCTTCTTTTGGTGGTTTTGATTTGCCTGCTTCAATGCGGCTTCATCACCAATCACAGCATGCGCCGCATGCCATGACCCAGCATCAAAATCATCCTTGCCATGGGTCTTCGGGGAAGTCCTCGAATTTTCCACTTACAATGTGTGATCAGACTATGTCAATGGCTGAGTTTGGTAAGGGAGATAGAAACAAAAACTCATTAAGCGATGAAGAAGAGCCGAGTTTGACTGAAGATGGTGGTGAGGGTCATCATGAAGCAGGCAGAACGAAGAAGGGGTCGCCTTGGCAACGGATCAAGTGGACCGATAAGATGGTGAAGCTTATGATAACAGCTGTTTCATATATAGGCGAAGATTCGACTTCTGATGGTGCCGGAAGAAGAAAATTCATGGTCCTTCAAAAAAAGGGCAAATGGAAGACTATTTCCAAGGCCATGGCTGAAAGGGGTTATCATGTTTCCCCTCAGCAATGTGAGGATAAATTCAATGATCTCAATAAACGCTATAAAAGGCTTAATGAAATGCTTGGCAGGGGTACTTCTTGTCAGGTTGTTGAAAATCCGGCCCTGTTGGATGTAATTGACTATCTTTCTGAGAAAGAAAAGGATGATGTTCGGAAAATACTAAACTCAAAACAGCTTTTTTATGAGGAGATGTGTTCTTACCATAATAATAATAGATTGCATTTACCCCATGACATTGCATTGCAACGATCACTGCAGCTAGCTCTCCGAAGTAGAGATGATCATGACGAAGATGATCAAGATATGGAAACTGATGATCATGATGAATTTGAAGAGAATCATGCTTCCCATGGGGATTGCAGAGGAATCCACGGGGCATTAGTCGGACCTATGAAGAAATTAAAACAAGGACAAGACCAAGAAGATTCTTCTACTTTTGGGAATTCTCTAAATTGTCAAGAATATAACAAAAGTTTGCACACTCATGGACAGATGGTCCAATCAGATGTAAATCAAGCTTTACCTGAaaacttgagagcagcatggttacAGAAGCAATGGGTTGAGTCTCGCGCAATTCAGTTAGAAGAACAGAAATTACAGATACAGATCGAGATGTTGGAAGTAGAGAAGCAGAGATTCAAGTGGCAGAAGTTCAGTAAGAAGAAAGATCGGGAGTTGGAGAAGTTGAAGCTGGAGAATGAAAGGATGAAGCTTGAGAACGAACGTCTTGCTTTAGAGCTGAAGCGAAAGGAATTGGTTTCTGGTTTGAACTAG